The genomic segment TTACTCGAATGGAAGCTTTATTCGGAATTGCGGATAGTAGAGAATGACGCGGTAATCAGAACTGAAATTGCAGGTGATCAAAGATTAACAAGAACCTACAATAAACTGCCATTTCATAATGGCAATTACAGTGTTGATCGATTCAATAAGCTTAACGAGCTCATTTCATAGTCCTACCACGAGTTTCTAGACTCAGAAGCGCATACCATATTACCATTCGGCTAACTCTGAGTGGTCGATAGGCCGAACTGGCGCAAATTGGCCGCCTGCAAAGAAAGCAACGGCTCGCTTAGTAAGGAGTTCAGCTTGTGAATAATCTGTCTAAGATAGAATCAAAAATCCCCAAAGTGGGAGGTTTGAGAAACACTTTCAATAAATTGCCCTTTCACAAAGGTACTTATCATAATATCCAGTATTCTAAGCTTGCCACGTTGATTTCTGGATAGTCTCCTCTGTTCTGAGGTAACACTTCTGTTTTCACCATGCTCTGGCAGAATCGAGACCTGACGGTATGGAAACCCTGTTGCATTGGCCGTTAAAAACCAACATATTTATCCATTATGTTCCTACCTCTTCACATACATATGGAGTCTACTACCTATGCCTCTTGAAATTGGCCTGAAACTCGGGCGATATGAAATCCTTGCCCCAGTCGGCGCTGGCGGCATGGGCGAAGTCTACAAAGCCAAAGATTCTCGGCTCGACCGAATAGTTGCCATTAAGGTTCTTCCGCCGGGAGTAGCCAATAATCCTGATTTGAGGATGAGACTTGAGCGCGAAGCAAAGGCTATTTCTTCGCTGAACCATCCCAACATCTGTACCCTCTTCGATGCAGGCCATGAAAACGGAATAGACTATTTGGTCATGGAATACATTGAAGGATTGACGCTCTCCGCAAAACTTCAATCCGGGCCGATGGCGCTTCCGGAGCTTCTGCAAATCGCAAGTCAGATAGCAGACGCACTCGACAAAGCGCACCGGCAGGGGCTGGTACATAGGGATCTCAAGCCAGCCAATATTATGCTGACTAAATCTGGCGCAAAACTTCTTGATTTCGGCCTTGCGAAACTTCAGCAGGAAGGAGTCATAACCGGAACATCAGGCATCACACGCACGACCCCGCTCACCGGCGAAGGGGCTATTGTCGGCACACTCCAATACATGGCGCCCGAACAGCTTGAGACCAAAGAGACCGATGCCCGCTCTGACATCTTCGCATTCGGAGCAGTAGTTTACGAAATGGCCACCGGCAAGAGAGCATTTTCCGGAAAAAGTCAGGCAAGTCTCATTGCCGCGATTATGGATCGTGAGCCCGAGCCGATCTCGATTGCCGCGCCGCTTCTGCCGCCGGGGCTTGATCGGCTTGTGCGAAAATGCCTCCAAAAGGATCCTGATAATCGTTGGCAGTCAGCGCGTGATATGGCCGATGAATTGCGCTGGATCGCTCAGTCCGGTTCGCAGGCCGGTGTCTCGGCTCAAGTCGCAGGACGCCGCAAATTTCGGTTTCGCCTCGCATGGCTGGTTGCCTCAGTCGCAAGCATTGCGGCGATTGCTTTAGGGGTCATGCACTTTACACAGGTGGAGCCAGAAAGAATTGTACGTCGCTTTTCAATTGAAACATCCGGTTCGGGGGTCAATATGACCTGGCCGCAAATTTCTCCTGATGGCAAGATGTTAGCCTTCACTAAGTCGGATTCGACTGGGAGTCAAATTTGGATCAGACCAATGAATTCTCTCGAGGCCTACCCCCTTGCCGGAACAGCGGATGCCCTGCGTCCATTTTGGTCGCCTGACAGTAAATATCTTGCCTATTTTACCGGCTCACAACTTAAAAAGATTCCCGCCTCGGGCGGTATGGCTCAGCTTATCTGCGAGTCAAATGGAGCTGATGGCTGTTGGGGGAAGAGCGGAGTTATATTATTTGACGCCAATGTGGGTGATTCGATCTATCAGGTGCCGGCCTCAGGCGGCACCGCAACACTTGCGACCGAATTCAGCAAAAATCGCTCTGAGTTGATACATGCCTGGCCCTTCTTTTTGCCCGACGGCAAACACTTTCTCTACATTGCTCAGGTGGACACTAACATTCTTCTCGGCAGTAATTTTATGCTTTGTGTTGGTTCACTCGACCGTACGCTCAACAAGGATCTTATGAAAGTAAGCACCCGGATTGAATACAGCCCCGCTGGATACATTCTCCATGCTCAGGACGGGAATATTATAGCACAGCCATTCGATGCCGATAAACTTGAATTGTCGGGAGAGCCCTTTCCAATCGCGGAAAATGTCCAGACCCTAAACCATATGGCGCATTTCAGTGTTTCGGACAATGGCACACTCGTATATAAGCCGGTGGGTTCAACTGATAAGAATCTCTTGGTCTGGTTTGACCGCACAGGCCAGGCAATCGATACCGTTGGGCGACCTGGCCCGTATACCGATATCTCCGTATCCCCCGATGGCAAAAAAGTGGCATATGGTTTGATTAATGCCGAGACACAGAAGCGATCGATATGGGTATATGACCTGCTGAG from the Candidatus Zixiibacteriota bacterium genome contains:
- a CDS encoding protein kinase → MPLEIGLKLGRYEILAPVGAGGMGEVYKAKDSRLDRIVAIKVLPPGVANNPDLRMRLEREAKAISSLNHPNICTLFDAGHENGIDYLVMEYIEGLTLSAKLQSGPMALPELLQIASQIADALDKAHRQGLVHRDLKPANIMLTKSGAKLLDFGLAKLQQEGVITGTSGITRTTPLTGEGAIVGTLQYMAPEQLETKETDARSDIFAFGAVVYEMATGKRAFSGKSQASLIAAIMDREPEPISIAAPLLPPGLDRLVRKCLQKDPDNRWQSARDMADELRWIAQSGSQAGVSAQVAGRRKFRFRLAWLVASVASIAAIALGVMHFTQVEPERIVRRFSIETSGSGVNMTWPQISPDGKMLAFTKSDSTGSQIWIRPMNSLEAYPLAGTADALRPFWSPDSKYLAYFTGSQLKKIPASGGMAQLICESNGADGCWGKSGVILFDANVGDSIYQVPASGGTATLATEFSKNRSELIHAWPFFLPDGKHFLYIAQVDTNILLGSNFMLCVGSLDRTLNKDLMKVSTRIEYSPAGYILHAQDGNIIAQPFDADKLELSGEPFPIAENVQTLNHMAHFSVSDNGTLVYKPVGSTDKNLLVWFDRTGQAIDTVGRPGPYTDISVSPDGKKVAYGLINAETQKRSIWVYDLLRDVPTRLTFGDVDDIWPIWSPDGTHIAYASNVNGKYEIFAKLANGLGEPKKLLTTKGNIGPSDWSADGKTIVASFNSSDWDIWLVSADGSGKYEELTSTPSNENKSKLSPNGRYIAYQSNESSNNDVYVRELGGSGGKWQISSGGGWVPMWRSDGEELFYRTPGQDVMAVAVDIKSQSFEPGLPKKLFRQDLGGIPDIMLQYRSAISPDGQKFLMNVSSTHSATQSIMVILDWDAEIGKK